Proteins co-encoded in one Phytoactinopolyspora mesophila genomic window:
- a CDS encoding SMP-30/gluconolactonase/LRE family protein, protein MTHLVAGEPERLFTGAEWTEGPLWLPDTGRVRFSDIPNDRVLEYDAATGRTDVHAEPAGFQNGRILDRQGRVVRCSHGNRRVERETGRTVEVLVDSWEGHRLNSPNDVVVARDGTVWFTDPPYGIQPSGREGYPGEMEYGGCYVFRYDETTGVLDAVVTDMDHPNGLAFSPDESVLYVADTGENSKLRAYDVEGGGCVNGRDIPTVPVGAVDGLRVDGVGNLWCSAGDGVYVLDARGRVLEHIAVPEVVSNVCFGGEQRQWLYMTATTSLYRVRLGRRVGLS, encoded by the coding sequence ATGACTCACCTTGTTGCGGGCGAGCCCGAGCGCCTCTTCACTGGAGCTGAGTGGACCGAAGGCCCGCTGTGGCTGCCTGACACCGGCCGCGTTCGCTTCAGCGACATCCCGAACGACCGCGTCCTGGAGTACGACGCCGCCACCGGCCGCACTGACGTGCACGCTGAACCGGCGGGCTTTCAGAACGGTCGCATCCTGGACCGCCAGGGACGTGTGGTGCGTTGCTCGCACGGCAATCGGCGCGTCGAGCGCGAGACCGGCAGGACCGTCGAGGTTCTCGTCGACTCCTGGGAGGGGCACCGGCTCAACTCACCGAACGACGTTGTTGTGGCCCGGGACGGAACGGTCTGGTTCACCGACCCGCCGTACGGCATCCAGCCCAGCGGCAGAGAAGGCTATCCGGGCGAGATGGAGTACGGCGGCTGTTATGTCTTCCGATACGACGAGACCACCGGTGTCTTGGACGCCGTCGTCACCGACATGGATCACCCCAACGGCCTGGCCTTCTCCCCGGATGAGAGTGTGCTCTACGTCGCCGACACGGGCGAGAACTCCAAGCTGCGCGCCTACGACGTCGAGGGTGGCGGCTGCGTCAACGGTCGCGACATCCCTACGGTGCCCGTGGGGGCGGTGGACGGATTGCGTGTCGACGGCGTCGGGAACCTGTGGTGCTCGGCCGGCGACGGTGTGTATGTCCTGGACGCACGCGGGAGAGTCCTGGAACACATCGCGGTCCCCGAAGTGGTCTCGAACGTCTGCTTCGGCGGCGAGCAGCGCCAGTGGCTCTACATGACCGCGACCACCAGCCTCTACCGCGTCCGGCTGGGTCGCCGCGTCGGATTGTCGTGA
- a CDS encoding CopG family ribbon-helix-helix protein encodes MRTTFRLDDELLAEVKALAARTHRSMNSVVEDALRELLARQRRRSRQEVSLTTFGGNGLQPGVDLDDTAALYDLMDEADEAS; translated from the coding sequence ATGCGAACGACGTTCCGGCTGGATGACGAGCTGTTGGCTGAGGTCAAGGCGCTGGCCGCGCGTACCCATCGGAGCATGAACTCAGTGGTGGAGGATGCGTTGAGGGAACTGCTGGCGCGCCAACGGCGCCGGAGTCGTCAAGAGGTGTCTCTGACCACCTTCGGGGGAAACGGGCTTCAGCCGGGTGTCGATCTCGATGACACGGCTGCGCTATACGACCTGATGGACGAGGCCGATGAAGCTTCTTGA
- a CDS encoding type II toxin-antitoxin system VapC family toxin — MKLLDVNVLVYAHREDAPGHRNYAAWLRDLLGGEEPFAVTSLVFTGFIRIVTHRRVFDPPSPLEIALAFAREVRTHDNCVVLEPGHRHWDIFEEQCRGADARGNLVTDAHLAALAVETASDIITTDRDFSRFPNLRWSHPLG, encoded by the coding sequence ATGAAGCTTCTTGACGTCAACGTCCTGGTATATGCCCACCGTGAGGACGCACCTGGTCACCGGAACTACGCGGCGTGGTTGAGGGACCTTCTCGGTGGTGAGGAGCCGTTCGCAGTCACCAGCCTGGTGTTCACCGGTTTCATCAGGATCGTCACACATCGGCGTGTCTTCGATCCGCCGAGTCCGTTGGAGATCGCGCTGGCGTTCGCCCGCGAGGTACGCACGCATGACAATTGCGTCGTGTTGGAGCCGGGCCACCGGCATTGGGACATCTTCGAGGAGCAGTGCCGAGGCGCCGATGCCCGTGGCAACCTTGTGACGGACGCGCACCTAGCTGCGCTGGCCGTCGAGACCGCCAGCGACATCATCACCACAGATCGGGATTTCAGCCGGTTCCCGAATCTCCGTTGGAGCCATCCGCTCGGCTAG